A single window of Psychrobacter raelei DNA harbors:
- a CDS encoding GNAT family N-acetyltransferase, protein MTIRQMTLNDYQAVYQLWINTPNMGLNDVDDSKDGIARMLKRNPTLSFVAEVEGQKGRHIVGVIIAGEDGRRGYIYHTAVDVAYRNQGIGEALVNHVMDAMKALSISKVGLFIFQRNEIGNGFWERLGFSVRDDLYYRNKAIIELERIDT, encoded by the coding sequence ATGACCATCCGCCAAATGACCCTCAATGATTACCAAGCTGTATACCAGTTATGGATAAACACGCCCAATATGGGTTTAAATGACGTTGATGACTCTAAAGACGGTATCGCACGGATGCTCAAGCGCAATCCAACGCTAAGCTTTGTTGCAGAGGTTGAAGGTCAAAAAGGTAGACACATCGTTGGTGTGATTATCGCAGGAGAAGATGGGCGACGCGGTTATATTTATCATACTGCGGTGGATGTGGCTTATCGCAATCAAGGCATCGGCGAGGCACTGGTTAATCATGTAATGGATGCGATGAAGGCATTGTCTATTAGCAAAGTTGGGTTGTTTATTTTTCAGCGCAATGAGATTGGTAATGGCTTTTGGGAGCGATTGGGCTTTAGCGTGCGTGATGACTTATACTATCGTAATAAAGCAATTATCGAGCTTGAGCGGATAGATACTTAA
- a CDS encoding BCCT family transporter → MTNTSGRKDSHKSNRPSHLDSDDYLPDFIRATTRHTRPPRLGTFNAGMQISQRRPDHEPDTRIDKFTFGMVLAILLGICIPLIFFPEQGKEWVGIARNFVTTNFGFAYLTFGVLAMMFVIYIIFSDIGKIKLGRPEDTPEFGDASWAAMLFCGGIGASILYWGLIEWAYYYQGPPFNIAAGSPDAIRWATTYGIFHWGPVAWAIYLVPAVPIAYFYYVRQTPVLKVSQTLMPLLGEKLASSNWAKMLDVLFVFGMVGGGATTLGLASPLINEGLYNLFGLPRNITMQLAVLFVTTMIFAYSAYQGLKGGIQKLSNINFYLAVAFLLFILVTGPTVFIFNTGLEALGRSLTEMPRMMTYIEPFKDFGSFGFEHTTFPQDWTVFYWAWWLVFAPTIGLFIAKISRGRTIQNMVVGSMFYGSLGCAMFMIILGNYGLYLQLTGTVDVVSILNNETATAAIFAILNSLPMSYLVISVFTFLAIIFTATTFDSISYILASVVQVEVDDEPHRWNRLFWAFTLCLLPAILMFLGDLATLQTASIIAGAPLIIILSMMMLSLIKAARYDLHYQPDYNLKTIHIEELAENAPWEEGETSEAPEGSVLAQQEEWETMIEDEEAQLAEEEKQDELDKDSDK, encoded by the coding sequence ATGACTAACACCAGTGGCCGTAAAGACAGCCACAAATCCAATCGACCCTCTCATTTGGACTCAGACGATTATTTACCTGACTTTATTAGGGCCACTACCCGGCATACCCGGCCACCTCGCTTAGGGACTTTTAATGCAGGTATGCAAATCTCGCAGCGCCGTCCCGATCATGAGCCTGATACCCGTATTGATAAGTTCACCTTTGGGATGGTATTGGCCATCTTATTGGGCATCTGTATTCCACTAATTTTCTTCCCAGAGCAAGGTAAAGAGTGGGTCGGTATTGCCCGTAATTTTGTCACCACTAATTTTGGTTTTGCCTACCTCACCTTTGGGGTGCTGGCGATGATGTTTGTGATTTACATCATCTTCTCTGATATCGGTAAAATTAAACTCGGTCGTCCAGAAGACACCCCTGAATTTGGCGATGCCTCTTGGGCAGCCATGCTATTTTGTGGGGGTATTGGTGCCAGTATCCTGTACTGGGGCTTAATTGAGTGGGCCTACTATTACCAAGGACCACCGTTTAATATTGCCGCAGGCTCCCCCGATGCCATCCGCTGGGCGACCACTTATGGCATATTCCACTGGGGCCCTGTGGCTTGGGCCATCTATCTGGTACCGGCTGTGCCTATCGCCTATTTTTATTACGTGCGCCAGACCCCAGTTCTCAAAGTCAGTCAGACCCTAATGCCCTTATTGGGTGAGAAGCTTGCCAGCAGCAACTGGGCTAAAATGCTCGATGTGCTGTTTGTGTTCGGTATGGTTGGTGGTGGTGCGACCACGCTAGGTTTGGCCTCACCCCTAATTAACGAAGGTCTGTATAACTTATTTGGCCTACCGCGCAATATTACCATGCAGTTGGCGGTATTGTTCGTGACCACCATGATTTTCGCTTATAGTGCCTATCAAGGTCTTAAAGGCGGTATTCAAAAACTATCCAATATCAACTTTTATCTTGCCGTAGCCTTCTTGCTATTTATTTTAGTAACAGGCCCTACCGTCTTTATTTTTAATACAGGTCTAGAGGCTTTGGGACGCTCCCTTACTGAAATGCCGCGGATGATGACTTATATTGAGCCGTTTAAAGACTTTGGTAGTTTTGGCTTTGAGCACACCACTTTTCCACAAGATTGGACCGTGTTCTACTGGGCATGGTGGCTAGTATTTGCACCCACTATTGGTCTATTTATTGCTAAGATTTCACGTGGTCGCACTATTCAAAACATGGTGGTGGGCTCTATGTTCTACGGCTCATTGGGCTGTGCAATGTTTATGATTATCTTGGGTAACTATGGCCTATATTTGCAGCTAACCGGTACCGTCGATGTGGTATCAATTTTAAACAATGAGACAGCCACGGCAGCTATTTTTGCGATTTTAAATAGCCTCCCCATGTCGTACTTGGTCATATCGGTATTTACCTTCTTAGCCATCATCTTCACCGCGACGACCTTTGACTCTATCTCCTATATTTTAGCGTCTGTGGTACAGGTAGAAGTGGATGATGAGCCGCACCGCTGGAACCGCTTATTTTGGGCATTTACCTTGTGTCTACTGCCAGCCATCTTGATGTTCTTAGGCGACTTGGCCACACTACAGACCGCCTCCATTATTGCTGGTGCGCCACTGATTATCATCTTATCTATGATGATGTTATCGCTGATTAAAGCGGCCCGTTACGACCTACATTATCAGCCAGATTACAACTTGAAAACCATTCATATTGAAGAGCTGGCCGAAAATGCACCTTGGGAAGAAGGCGAAACCTCTGAGGCTCCTGAGGGCTCAGTATTGGCACAGCAAGAAGAGTGGGAAACCATGATTGAGGATGAAGAAGCACAGCTTGCTGAAGAAGAAAAGCAAGATGAGCTCGATAAAGACTCAGATAAATAA
- a CDS encoding MalY/PatB family protein has product MQYNFDEAIDRNNTGSLKWHYEDDTIPLWVADMDFKAAQPILDSLQQIITHGILGYTKQTDRLYQAIINWHSSRYGLELEASNILFSPGVVPSIALLVNLFTEVGDAVLINDPIYAPFVAKTKLNGCKVVSSALQEVNGRYEFDLEDIEAKIKKHKVKLFLLCNPHNPGGRVWTKDELKAVLELCKKYQVAIVSDEIHQDLTLTGHTFTPFLNLASGYEHMVVSLTSMTKTFNIAGIKGSMIFAKDKALLKQISNQQRLNDEYELNMFAYSAMQSAYEQGGEWLEQALAYIEKNIELTVDYLAKHLPDIKVMRPEASYLIWLDCSAYADDNQALYDSLRDAKVELNAGISYGSEGHLKMRINVACPESVLLEGLARIKQALNH; this is encoded by the coding sequence ATGCAGTACAATTTCGATGAAGCAATCGACAGAAACAACACCGGCTCGCTCAAATGGCATTATGAAGATGACACCATTCCATTGTGGGTGGCTGACATGGATTTTAAGGCCGCTCAGCCTATTTTAGACAGTCTACAGCAGATTATTACGCATGGCATTCTTGGGTACACCAAACAAACCGATCGCTTATATCAGGCGATTATCAATTGGCACAGTAGCCGCTATGGTCTAGAGCTTGAGGCCAGTAACATTCTGTTTTCGCCCGGCGTGGTCCCCAGTATTGCGTTACTGGTCAATTTGTTTACTGAGGTGGGCGATGCAGTACTGATCAATGATCCGATTTATGCACCATTTGTGGCCAAGACCAAGCTAAATGGCTGTAAAGTTGTCAGCTCGGCATTACAAGAGGTCAACGGGCGTTATGAGTTTGATTTAGAAGACATCGAAGCCAAGATTAAAAAGCACAAAGTGAAGCTGTTTTTGTTGTGTAATCCGCACAATCCGGGCGGGCGAGTATGGACCAAAGATGAGCTAAAAGCGGTGCTTGAGCTGTGTAAAAAGTATCAAGTTGCCATTGTCAGTGATGAGATTCATCAAGATCTAACCCTAACTGGTCATACCTTTACCCCGTTTTTAAACTTGGCATCAGGCTATGAGCACATGGTGGTCAGCCTAACCTCGATGACTAAAACCTTTAACATTGCGGGTATCAAAGGCTCGATGATATTTGCAAAAGACAAAGCTTTATTAAAACAAATCAGCAATCAGCAGCGCTTAAACGATGAATATGAGCTAAATATGTTTGCCTATAGCGCCATGCAAAGTGCTTATGAGCAGGGCGGCGAATGGCTTGAGCAGGCGCTGGCTTATATTGAAAAAAATATTGAGTTAACGGTAGATTATCTGGCCAAACATTTGCCCGATATCAAGGTGATGCGCCCTGAGGCCTCCTATCTAATTTGGCTGGATTGCTCAGCTTATGCTGACGACAATCAGGCGCTATATGACAGCCTACGAGATGCTAAGGTCGAGCTCAATGCTGGTATCAGCTATGGTAGTGAAGGGCATCTAAAAATGCGTATTAATGTGGCTTGCCCAGAGTCGGTATTGCTTGAAGGCTTGGCGCGGATCAAACAGGCACTAAATCATTAA
- a CDS encoding ATP-binding protein codes for MESQSIEYKSDIPKKPSQLKAEMVSFLNSNDGTIYLGVDDDGKPIPEKRSKFKEWELLITEWINNAFNTSVHEFVKIKVTDEAFGIHIKKGDKPPYYYKEGEGFNLKGIYIRVGSSKRRADDDEVRRMLKAQVADEFDSQPIKNDKTLSFQYLKDKLSEFGIDFDKNGLRLLSASGSEKYNNNALLLSDQNPFCTKIAVVDGLDMASDFLAKKEFNGSLIKQIDMTLEYISLLNDKKVSFTGAAARLEHEGYPSKAVREAVINAYAHRDYSLSADIKVEIYDDRMEIFSAGGIPDGISVSDIKKGISARRNPSIVHVLDKIRYIENFATGIRRILASYKGFDKEPEFDVTPNQFKVVLYNRHYFDNNIVKQSSQGSIWKNALSEGEQLELGFISSDDIEKVNEENQQVQISEPRLESNDEKIIKLLKLNDEMSRKEIQEYLKESKTKTYQRLKKLIEIGFINTRGQNRSVVYYLTDNERK; via the coding sequence ATGGAAAGCCAGTCAATTGAATATAAGTCTGATATACCTAAAAAGCCTAGTCAGTTAAAAGCTGAGATGGTTAGTTTTCTAAATTCAAATGACGGTACTATATATCTTGGTGTCGATGATGATGGAAAACCAATTCCTGAGAAAAGGAGTAAGTTTAAAGAGTGGGAATTATTAATTACTGAATGGATTAATAATGCATTCAATACGTCTGTCCATGAGTTTGTAAAAATTAAGGTAACAGATGAAGCATTTGGTATTCATATTAAAAAAGGTGATAAACCACCTTATTACTATAAAGAAGGTGAAGGCTTTAATCTAAAAGGTATCTACATTCGTGTGGGTAGCAGTAAACGTCGAGCAGATGATGATGAAGTTAGACGTATGCTAAAAGCACAGGTTGCTGATGAATTTGATAGCCAGCCAATTAAGAATGATAAAACACTTAGTTTTCAGTATCTAAAAGATAAGCTCTCAGAGTTTGGTATTGATTTTGATAAAAATGGGTTAAGGCTATTAAGTGCTAGTGGTAGTGAAAAATATAATAATAATGCACTACTACTAAGTGATCAAAACCCTTTTTGTACTAAGATAGCTGTTGTTGATGGCTTGGATATGGCATCTGACTTTTTAGCTAAAAAAGAGTTTAATGGTTCTCTGATTAAACAAATTGATATGACATTAGAATATATATCCTTATTAAACGATAAAAAAGTATCCTTCACAGGCGCGGCTGCACGACTTGAGCACGAAGGCTATCCCTCTAAAGCTGTTAGGGAGGCTGTTATAAATGCATATGCCCATAGGGATTACTCTTTATCAGCGGATATCAAAGTTGAAATTTATGATGATAGAATGGAGATATTTTCAGCAGGTGGGATACCTGATGGTATCAGCGTATCAGATATTAAAAAAGGCATCAGTGCACGTAGAAATCCCAGTATCGTTCATGTGTTAGACAAAATAAGATACATAGAAAATTTCGCAACAGGTATTAGAAGGATTCTTGCCAGTTACAAAGGCTTTGATAAAGAACCAGAGTTTGATGTCACACCCAACCAATTTAAGGTGGTTTTATATAATCGACATTATTTTGACAATAATATAGTTAAACAAAGCTCGCAAGGTAGTATTTGGAAAAATGCTCTTAGTGAGGGAGAACAACTTGAACTAGGTTTTATCAGTAGTGATGATATAGAAAAAGTTAATGAAGAAAATCAACAAGTTCAAATATCTGAACCTAGACTTGAGTCTAACGATGAAAAAATTATTAAACTGTTAAAACTAAATGATGAGATGTCACGCAAGGAAATTCAAGAATATTTAAAAGAAAGTAAAACGAAAACATATCAAAGATTAAAAAAATTGATTGAAATTGGTTTTATTAATACTCGTGGACAAAATCGTTCGGTCGTTTATTATTTAACTGATAATGAACGCAAATGA
- a CDS encoding zinc-binding dehydrogenase produces MRAASYTQFGKPSDVLSITDRPIPEPAPHEVRIKTVLATIHNHDLITIRGQYGDKPNLPAIAGSEALGVVDAIGSEVEGFEVGQRVAAASVHATWAEYFTAPAKMVFPIADAIDDEIAAQLIAMPLSALMLLEFLELKAGQWALLNAANGAVGKSFAMLAAARGVNSISLVRRAEAANSLKELGVAHVVDVSESDWQDQVRKIVGAAQIDAAVDSLGGEASNDLLTLLGSGGTLVSFGVMAGQPMVLNPSNLIFKEVVVKGFWGSKTSREMSLDNKLRLIDELKQRVLEGTLSLPVHAIYTLDDITTAVSGEVQKGKKGKVLLRV; encoded by the coding sequence ATGCGCGCAGCCAGTTATACACAGTTTGGCAAACCCTCAGACGTACTTAGCATAACAGACCGACCCATTCCTGAGCCGGCACCCCATGAGGTTCGTATTAAGACCGTTTTGGCCACCATTCACAATCACGACTTAATCACCATCCGCGGTCAATATGGCGACAAGCCTAACTTGCCTGCCATTGCAGGTAGTGAAGCGCTGGGCGTTGTCGATGCGATTGGCTCTGAGGTAGAAGGCTTTGAAGTCGGTCAACGTGTGGCGGCAGCCAGCGTACACGCCACCTGGGCTGAGTACTTCACTGCACCGGCTAAAATGGTGTTCCCTATTGCTGATGCCATTGACGATGAAATCGCCGCTCAGCTGATTGCGATGCCGCTTAGTGCCCTAATGCTGCTTGAGTTTTTAGAGCTTAAAGCTGGGCAATGGGCACTGTTAAATGCAGCCAATGGTGCGGTGGGCAAATCATTTGCCATGCTCGCAGCAGCGCGCGGCGTCAACAGTATTAGTCTGGTGCGCCGAGCAGAAGCGGCAAACTCTCTTAAAGAGCTGGGAGTGGCACATGTGGTCGATGTGTCTGAATCTGACTGGCAAGATCAGGTTCGCAAAATTGTTGGCGCCGCCCAAATTGATGCCGCAGTAGACTCACTCGGCGGTGAGGCCAGCAATGACTTATTAACCTTACTTGGCAGCGGCGGTACTCTGGTGTCTTTTGGTGTGATGGCCGGCCAGCCTATGGTATTAAACCCCAGTAATTTGATCTTTAAAGAAGTGGTCGTCAAAGGCTTCTGGGGCAGTAAAACCAGCCGTGAGATGAGTCTGGACAATAAGCTGCGCCTGATTGATGAGTTAAAGCAGCGCGTACTCGAAGGCACGCTGTCTTTACCTGTACACGCTATTTATACGCTAGATGACATCACTACTGCCGTGTCTGGTGAGGTACAAAAAGGTAAGAAAGGTAAGGTGCTACTACGAGTTTAG
- the guaA gene encoding glutamine-hydrolyzing GMP synthase produces the protein MSIAAPTIKEDRILIIDYGSQYSQLIARRVREAGVFCEMYPYDIDTNRIEAFGAKGVILSGGPESVHDENSPRINQALFDLNVPILGICYGMQAMADHFGGKVQASDVHEFGAATIDVTGHSALLDGIEDEHKDNSRLHVWMSHGDKVVEAPKGFDIVASTPSCPIAVMVNEDKKYYGLQFHPEVTHTLQGDVLLSRFVHQVCGCAGDWTPDNIIDMRVEQLKEQIGDKQVLLGLSGGVDSSVVAALLHKAIGDQLTCVFVDNGLLRLHEGDQVMQVFAENMGVKVVRVDAEDRFLSALAGESEPEAKRKIIGKTFIDVFADAARDISQGSDGKPVEFLAQGTIYPDVIESAKSHQGKAHVIKSHHNVGGLPDDLQFELVEPLRDLFKDEVRKLGIALGLPHKMIYRHPFPGPGLGVRILGEVKKEYADILRQADAIFMQELERSGWYEKTAQAFAVFTPVKSVGVVGDGRRYAWVIALRAVETIDFMTARFAHLPYELIETVSNRIMNEIKDVSRVTYDVSSKPPATIEWE, from the coding sequence ATGAGTATAGCCGCACCCACCATCAAAGAAGACCGCATTTTAATTATCGATTATGGCTCACAGTACAGCCAGCTGATTGCCCGCCGTGTTCGTGAAGCGGGCGTATTCTGCGAAATGTATCCTTATGATATCGATACCAATCGTATCGAAGCATTCGGTGCCAAAGGTGTGATCTTATCAGGTGGCCCTGAAAGTGTGCACGACGAAAATAGCCCAAGAATCAATCAAGCTTTGTTTGATTTAAATGTGCCGATCTTAGGCATCTGCTACGGCATGCAGGCCATGGCCGATCACTTCGGTGGTAAGGTTCAGGCAAGTGATGTGCATGAATTTGGCGCGGCTACCATTGATGTGACGGGCCATAGCGCTTTACTTGATGGTATTGAAGATGAGCACAAAGACAACAGCCGCTTGCATGTGTGGATGAGCCACGGTGACAAAGTAGTTGAAGCCCCTAAAGGCTTTGATATCGTCGCCAGTACGCCAAGCTGCCCCATCGCCGTGATGGTCAATGAAGACAAAAAATACTACGGCCTACAGTTCCATCCAGAGGTAACGCACACCTTACAAGGCGACGTGTTATTGTCTCGCTTTGTGCATCAAGTGTGTGGCTGCGCCGGTGACTGGACGCCAGATAACATCATCGATATGCGGGTTGAGCAATTAAAAGAGCAAATCGGTGATAAGCAAGTTCTACTTGGCCTATCAGGCGGTGTGGACAGCTCAGTTGTGGCGGCCTTATTACACAAAGCCATTGGCGATCAGCTGACTTGTGTGTTCGTGGATAATGGTCTACTGCGTCTGCACGAAGGCGACCAAGTGATGCAAGTATTCGCCGAAAATATGGGCGTAAAAGTGGTGCGTGTCGATGCTGAAGATCGCTTCTTAAGCGCATTAGCGGGTGAGAGTGAGCCGGAAGCTAAGCGTAAAATCATCGGCAAAACCTTTATTGATGTATTCGCCGATGCCGCCCGTGATATCAGCCAAGGCAGCGACGGTAAGCCGGTTGAGTTCTTAGCGCAAGGTACCATTTACCCAGACGTGATTGAATCTGCCAAATCACACCAAGGCAAAGCGCATGTGATTAAGAGCCACCACAACGTAGGCGGCTTGCCCGATGACTTGCAGTTTGAATTGGTTGAGCCATTACGTGACTTGTTCAAAGATGAAGTCCGTAAACTGGGTATTGCCTTAGGCTTACCACACAAAATGATTTATCGTCATCCATTCCCAGGTCCAGGTCTAGGCGTACGCATCTTAGGCGAAGTCAAAAAAGAATATGCCGACATCCTGCGTCAAGCCGATGCTATCTTTATGCAAGAGCTTGAGCGCTCAGGCTGGTATGAGAAAACTGCGCAAGCCTTTGCGGTATTCACGCCAGTGAAATCTGTGGGCGTGGTCGGTGATGGCCGCCGTTATGCGTGGGTTATCGCCCTACGTGCGGTTGAAACCATCGACTTTATGACTGCCCGCTTTGCGCACTTGCCATACGAGCTAATCGAGACGGTCAGTAACCGCATCATGAACGAAATCAAAGATGTGTCTCGTGTGACTTATGATGTGTCGAGCAAGCCGCCGGCGACTATTGAGTGGGAATAA